A segment of the Luteolibacter arcticus genome:
CCATGCGGGCATTCGCGCGGGCCTGCGCAGCGTGGACATCGCGACCACCGCTGCGCAGCGAGATGGTGGAGAGGCCGAGCAAGCCGGTGACCAGCACCATGATCAGCACCATCAACGACAAGGAAATGATCAAGGCGAAGCCGCGGGGCCGACGCTGCCGGGCGGGAAAAGTAGGGTTGGAAGCGGTCATGGGTTTTTGCGTCACAATCCGATGTTGCGGGAGCCGGTCAGGGTTACCGGTCTTTCAAAGGAGTTGTTTTTATAGCAGGTGGGAGCGGGCGTGGTGAACTTCCGCTCAGGCCGCGCTGGCGCGGCGGCCGTGGAAGGATTCCTTCCATTGTCCCGGCGTCAGGCCGAAGTGCTCCTTGAAAAGCCGGCAGAGGTTCTTGGCGTTGCCGAGACCGGTCTCCATGGCCACCGGCTCCAGCTTCACGTCCTCCTCGCGAAGCATCGTGGCAGCCGCCTCGATCCGGCGGGCGATGATGTCCTGGACGATCGTGTTGCCGGTCACGGAGCGATAGAGCCGGTGCAGCGACCGGACCGACATGCCGCACTCGCGAGCCAGCGATGACACGGTCAGCGGCCGGGAATACTCGTGGCGGATCGTGCGGATGGCCTTGCGGATGCCGGGGATGTCGCACTCCGGCAGGGTGGTGCGACGTTCGTGAAAGGACGGGTGCCCTTGTCGCGAATTGCTCCAGTCATATCCTCCACCGGACGAGCCGGCGGGCGCTTCGATCATGTCCGCGTCGTCGGCGGATCCTTCGTAGCAAGCTTCGAGTTTCATGGGTTTCGGGCACTGGGATTTCTCCAGTGGACCGTGCTTCCCTACCCGAATGAATGTCGCTTGGATACCTAGGTGAATACCTAGTAACTACTCAAATCACTGATTTCCAGTGAGATGAGGTTGTCGCAAAAGTGACAGAATCTCCGTCCGTGGGGCCCGTTACGGAGCCTCTGGCTCGCGTTTCATGTACTTTAGCACCGCTTCCGTGCGCGTCCGCACGTGGAGCTTCCGGTAGATGTTGCCGAGGTGGAAGCTGACCGTCTCCATCCGCACCCCGAGCTCATGGGCGATCTCCTTGTAGAGGTAGCCCTTGGCCAAGAGGTCCAGCGTTTCCTTCTCCCGCTGGGTGAGGTGGTAGTCCTCGCTCGGCGCCGCGACGGGGAGCTGGACGGGCAGTTGGAAGTGCTGCACCACCTTGCGGGCGATGCCGCTCGACATCGGCGAGCCGCCGGCCACGACGTCGTCGAGCGACTCCAGCAACTTCGCGTCGATGTCACGCTTGAGCACGTAGCCGGAAGCACCGGCGGCCAGTGCCTCGAAGACGCGGTCGGTGTCCTCGAACACGGTCACCATCAGGAACTGCGTGCTCGGGCACAGCGGCTTGATCTTGCGGAGAAGCTGGATGCCGGACAGTCCGGGCAACTGGATGTCCATGACACAGGCATCCGGCGGGGACTTCTGGAGGCCCTCCAGCGCGGTCTCGGCGCGGCCATAGCAGCCGGTGACGGTCCACTTGTCGGAAGCGGACAGCGTTTCGCGGAAGGACTCTCTCAACAGGGAGTCATCCTCGACGATGGCGATGGTGCGCTTGGCCTGAGTCATGCCCTCGGCAATGCCGGAACTTTGGGGAGCTGGCAACGGAAGATCGCGCGGGTGCCCTTTCCGGGAGACGATTCGATGACACAAGTGCCGCCGAGTTCGGTGAAACGCGCGGCCAGATTTGGCAGGCCATTGCCCTCGCGCGGGATCGCTGGATCGAA
Coding sequences within it:
- a CDS encoding helix-turn-helix domain-containing protein, whose translation is MKLEACYEGSADDADMIEAPAGSSGGGYDWSNSRQGHPSFHERRTTLPECDIPGIRKAIRTIRHEYSRPLTVSSLARECGMSVRSLHRLYRSVTGNTIVQDIIARRIEAAATMLREEDVKLEPVAMETGLGNAKNLCRLFKEHFGLTPGQWKESFHGRRASAA
- a CDS encoding response regulator codes for the protein MTQAKRTIAIVEDDSLLRESFRETLSASDKWTVTGCYGRAETALEGLQKSPPDACVMDIQLPGLSGIQLLRKIKPLCPSTQFLMVTVFEDTDRVFEALAAGASGYVLKRDIDAKLLESLDDVVAGGSPMSSGIARKVVQHFQLPVQLPVAAPSEDYHLTQREKETLDLLAKGYLYKEIAHELGVRMETVSFHLGNIYRKLHVRTRTEAVLKYMKREPEAP